A genomic stretch from Scatophagus argus isolate fScaArg1 chromosome 19, fScaArg1.pri, whole genome shotgun sequence includes:
- the LOC124050638 gene encoding adhesion G protein-coupled receptor F5-like yields the protein MEIPKNGLTIFALLVTFIILKTVNIIEISSPALPEHNEEQQLLPHTREKRSALTGQWNYIIDVVLNASNVETFEGIRSFLNATSLPIQLDNNTDISDISITTVCSSTANGFHCTCEEQYAWPYNICVSYGACDYISNGICKCINAIPADGQSCQPISELLAIHTYIVDVELNVTDVMTVDYLRSLLNNGSVSLALSPTVNITDIDITTVCYPNGTNFQCRCEDQYVWSYGNCMTYGPCHEIVDGTCGCISSFPSNGQYCHPKTETTTFATVQNTTLLPTTPTVMPDTSPVNTTELSTTAPTTVVTTPPFVHQYIISVELNISDSAAIEQLRTFLSNISYPISINNQIQISNISISTVCSQSSGGFQCRCEDQYLWPCDLCLTYGSCNNITGDSCGCINAIPDGQYCQPADQYNLTACSFTTAPSPTKTTTFATVQNTTLLPTTPTVMPDMNTTTVATPTSTPTNPTTDVNTTTVITPTVVSRSDSTSSATTHLNITTPTIPPTTMVTDSTSVVTPYTNTTTAATPTAIVTNSTMTPTISPTMVTNSTLVTMHTTTATTPTAVVTNFTRGTTTPTISSTTVFTNSTSVATTAANPTAIVTNSTSSATTHLNTTTPTISPPDVVTSSMPVATTHINTTMVTTPTAAVTNSTSSATTHLNTTTPTISPPDVVTSSMPVATTHINTTMVTTPTAAVTNSTTVAATSINTTITPATTTAVTSQDTTVSSTTPKFTSSTTTMATFTTTTPTMTTTISPPTLNSTTTPPTMTTTPTTPTSTTTPTSTATTTTTTPPILTNTTTPPTLTSTTTSPILTNATTPPTSTTTTTPPTTTTTTTPTSLTSTTTTTPPISTTTTTPPTSTTTTTPSTTTTTTTTSTTTTTTTPSTTTTTTTSPTTTTTTTTTRTSTTTTTTTTPALPPSGFEVEMSIRLDKEYTPELNDATSFAYKDLESRINSVLRDEYQGITGFINVFVKAFREGSIITDFVVQTTEVNPDEMADANKNLPEAMTPVAPVIGSITALYNSPTSISFPRSIYTGQTLTLTCGPPENLNVGQISSSEWKFKGREIKDSSRIKMTTSDTKSMLTVKNVILADSGLYECTLNGRVMTFLQKGLVGGNVIKQAPILRLQSKVNVKCTEGKTEKLECCVQSPYRVKWFQDSAALSSTVTDNAESYCIRHDYQIESCSGFQQKDIRFICKVDQPDGYEMTTVMTIFRDETKCSDDQYGTGRVNDISRIGCSEGQEGHKTAVCQETGKWKLIEDACIVTEIKELLIESQDLTVDEVPQLVVNLSKTAQEDKNEIVNSSATISAIVEIISIVANVSSTVSETVMQNVLQTVDVIVGDDSRESWAVLNANGTVNASSEFLGSMETLSNGLVGEFQITTQRIFLNRTTFNNSFRAELNSSIVIDIPETNIGKVNITTITFSTLNNVMPARNSSFDSSLFNATNNETVTDNAINAAVVLVKVSAAIQNVTLTYKKRNNSLSLNPQCVFWNFTYFDNLGAWDDEGCAFVSDINNTVTCSCNHLTSFSLLMATDIPPDLKYALDVITYVGVGISLASLIICLIIEGYVWKAITRNSTAFMRHVSIINTALSLLIADICFIIGSAIAKNPLEDSGVDYKVPVGPCSTATFFMHFFYLALFFWMLVSGLLLFYRTVMVFSHMSKSTMLAIGFSLGYGCPLIIAVTTVAVTAPQKGYIREDNACWLNWTETKALLALVIPALIIVFINILIVIVVLFKMLRRGVGDTAQTDEKHTLVVIARCVVILTPLFGLTWALGVGTMVSSTNRGIHIAFAFFNSLQGFFILVFGTLFDSKIRSLLSKNIPSPSTSSNQTRSTSAGISSLSGLNWISRLRGRRYIYRVSEATNSNSTGASESFVNI from the exons ATGGAAATACCTAAGAATGGCTTGACCATCTTTGCCCTTCTAGtgacatttattattttgaaaacagtcaACATCATTGAAATCTCAAGTCCGGCTTTACCG GAACACAATGAAGAACAACAACTTCTACCTCATACCAGGGAGAAAAGGAGTG CACTTACAGGCCAGTGGAATTACATTATCGATGTTGTACTGAATGCCTCTAATGTAGAAACATTTGAGGGCATTCGGTCTTTCTTGAATGCTACTAGTCTTCCAATACAACTCGATAACAACACAGACATCTCTGACATTAGCATCACAACAG TGTGTTCCTCAACTGCTAATGGCTTCCACTGTACATGTGAGGAACAATATGCTTGGCCATACAACATCTGTGTCTCATATGGGGCTTGTGATTACATATCCAATGGCATCTGCAAATGCATCAATGCCATTCCAGCTGATGGCCAGTCCTGTCAGCCAATATCTG agctgctagctatacatacatacatagtgGATGTGGAGCTGAATGTAACAGATGTCATGACAGTGGACTACCTTAGGAGCCTCCTGAACAACGGCAGCGTTTCCCTGGCCTTGAGTCCCACTGTAAACATCACAGATATTGACATCACCACAG TGTGTTATCCAAATGGTACCAACTTCCAGTGCAGATGTGAGGATCAGTATGTTTGGTCGTACGGGAACTGTATGACATATGGACCCTGTCATGAGATCGTTGATGGCACGTGTGGGTGTATCAGTAGTTTTCCCTCCAATGGGCAATACTGCCACCCAAAGACAG aaaCCACAACTTTTGCAACAGTGCAGAACACTACATTGTTACCAACAACCCCCACTGTCATGCCTG ACACATCACCTGTTAATACAACAGAGCTGAGCACGACAGCACCAACAACCGTGGTGACCA CTCCTCCATTTGTTCATCAGTATATCATTTCTGTTGAGTTGAACATCTCTGATAGTGCAGCGATAGAACAACTGAGGACCTTTCTGAGCAACATCAGTTACCCCATCAGCATCAACAACCAAATACAAATCTCTAACATCAGCATCTCTACAG TTTGCTCTCAGAGCAGTGGTGGTTTCCAATGTAGATGTGAGGATCAGTACCTCTGGCCATGTGATCTGTGTCTAACGTATGGATCCTGTAACAACATCACTGGTGACTCATGTGGATGCATCAATGCCATTCCTGATGGACAGTACTGTCAGCCTGCTGATCAATACA ACCTTACTGCCTGCTCTTTTACAACAGCTCCTTCACCAACAA aaaCCACAACTTTTGCAACAGTGCAGAACACTACATTGTTACCAACAACCCCCACTGTCATGCCTG ATATGAACACTACAACAGTGGCAACACCaacatcaacaccaacaa ATCCAACAACAGATGTGAACACTACAACAGTTATAACACCAACAGTTGTTTCAA GGTCAGATTCAACATCCAGCGCTACAACACATCTGAACATCACAACACCCACAATACCACCAACAACTATGGTTACCG attCAACATCTGTTGTCACTccatatacaaacacaacaacagctgcaacACCAACAGCAATTGTAACAA ATTCAACTATGACACCCACAATTTCACCAACTATGGTTACAA ATTCAACACTTGTCACTATGCACACGACAACAGCTACAACACCAACAGCAGTTGTAACAA ATTTTACCCGGGGCACTACAACACCCACAATTTCATCAACAACTGTGTTTACCA ATTCAACATCTGTTGCTACAACAGCCGCAAATCCAACAGCAATTGTGAcaa ATTCAACATCCAGTGCTACAACACATCTGAACACTACAACACCCACAATATCACCACCAGATGTTGTTACCA GTTCAATGCCTGTTGCcacaacacacataaacactacAATGGTTacaacaccaacagcagctgTAACAA ATTCAACATCCAGTGCTACAACACATCTGAACACTACAACACCCACAATATCACCACCAGATGTTGTTACCA GTTCAATGCCTGTTGCcacaacacacataaacactacAATGGTTacaacaccaacagcagctgTAACAA ATTCAACAACAGTTGCTGCAACAAGCATTAACACAACAATAACACCTGCAACAA CAACTGCTGTGACCAGCCAAGATACCACAGTTAGCTCCACAACACCCAAGTTTACCTCTTCAACAACTACAATGGCTACTTTCACAACTACCACTCCCACCATGACCACTACTATCAGTCCCCCCACCTTGAACAGTACTACCACTCCCCCCACCATGACCACTACTCCCACTACCCCCACCTCGACCACTACTCCCACTTCCACTGCCACGACCACAACTACTACTCCCCCTATCTTGACCAATACCACCACTCCCCCTACTTTGACCAGTACTACCACTTCCCCCATCTTGACCAATGCTACCactccccccacctccaccactactactactccCCCCACCACGACCACTACTACCACTCCCACTTCTCTCACCTCCACCACTACTACCACTCCTCCCATCTCGACCACTACTACCACTCCTCCCACCTCGACCACTACTACCACTCCCTCCACCACAACAACTACTACCACTACCTCCACCACAACCACTACTACCACTCCCTCCACCACGACCACTACTACAACTTCCCCCACCACAACCACTACGACCACAACAACCAGAAcatctactactactactactactacgaCACCTGCACTGCCGCCTTCAG GATTTGAGGTGGAAATGTCAATCAGATTAGACAAGGAATACACACCCGAATTAAATGATGCAACGAGTTTTGCATACAAAGACCTCGAATCAAGGATTAATTCAGTG TTACGGGATGAATATCAAGGAATCACAGGGTTTATCAATGTTTTTGTGAAGGCATTCAG AGAGGGAAGTATAATTACAGACTTTGTTGTTCAGACAACAGAAGTTAATCCAGATGAAATGGCTGACGCAAATAAAAACCTCCCAGAAGCAATGACCCCTGTTGCCCCAGTCATTGGCTCAATTACCGCATTGTACAAca GTCCAACTTCAATCAGCTTCCCACGCTCTATTTATACTGGTCAAACCCTGACACTGACATGTGGCCCTCCTGAAAATCTGAACGTGGGACAAATTTCTAGTTCTGAGTGGAAATTTAAAGGAAGGGAAATTAAAGACAGCTCGAGGATTAAAATGACTACTTCTGACACAAAGTCCATGCTTACAGTTAAAAATGTCATCCTTGCTGATAGTG GACTTTATGAATGTACACTGAATGGGAGGGTAATGACTTTCCTTCAAAAAGGACTTGTAGGAGGAAATGTAATCAAACAAGCTCCAATTTTACGGCTACAGAGTAAAGTTAATGTTAAATGTACAGAGGGAAAGACTGAAAAACTTGAGTGTTGCGTGCAGTCTCCCTATCGTGTCAAGTGGTTTCAAGACTCAGCTGCTTTATCTTCAA CTGTCACTGACAATGCAGAAAGCTACTGCATCAGACATGATTACCAGATAGAAAGCTGCAGTGGATTCCAGCAAAAAGATATACGTTTTATATGTAAGGTGGATCAACCAGATGGTTATGAAATGACAACAGTAATGACCATTTTCAGAGATG AAACTAAGTGTTCTGATGATCAGTATGGGACTGGACGAGTAAACGATATATCAAGAATAGGATGCAGTGAAGGTCAAGAAGGTCATAAGACTGCAGTCTgtcaggaaacaggaaaatggAAGCTTATAGAGGATGCCTGCATTGTAACAGAGATCAAGGAATTATTAATTGAGTCACAG GATTTAACTGTGGATGAAGTGCCACAACTTGTGGTAAATCTAAGTAAAACTGCCCAGGAAGACAAAAACGAAATTGTAAATTCATCTGCAACTATATCAGCCATAGTTGAGATCATAAGCATTGTTGCAAATGTTTCATCTACTGTCAGTGAAACTGTCATGCAG AATGTACTTCAAACAGTTGATGTCATCGTTGGTGATGATTCACGAGAGTCCTGGGCAGTTCTGAATGCAAATGGAACCGTCAATGCGAGCTCAGAATTTCTGGGTTCAATGGAAACACTTTCTAATGGTTTGGTTGGGGAGTTTCAAATTACAACTCAGCGGATTTTCCTCAACAGAACCACGTTTAACAACTCCTTCAGAGCAGAACTGAATTCCAGCATTGTCATAGACATTCCAGAAACAAATATTGGCAAAGTCAAtatcaccaccatcacctttTCCACATTGAATAATGTTATGCCAGCACGAAACTCTAGCTTTGATAGCAGCCTTTTCAATGCCACCAACAATGAAACTGTCACTGATAATGCAATCAATGCTGCAGTGGTGCTGGTCAAAGTGAGTGCAGCAATTCAGAATGTGACTCTGACCTACAAAAAGCGAAACAACTCCCTGTCACTAAACCCACAATGCGTCTTCTGGAATTTCACATACTTTGATAACCTGGGTGCTTGGGATGATGAGGGGTGTGCATTTGTTTCAGACATAAATAATACGGTAACTTGCAGCTGCAACCATCTCACCTCCTTCTCACTTTTGATGGCAACAGACATCCCCCCAGACCTGAAATATGCACTGGATGTAATCACTTATGTTGGAGTTGGGATATCGCTGGCAAGCTTAATTATATGTCTCATTATTGAAGGGTATGTTTGGAAAGCCATTACCAGAAATAGCACTGCTTTCATGCGTCATGTTTCAATCATTAACACTGCCCTGTCTTTGTTGATTGCTGACATCTGTTTCATTATTGGCTCCGCAATTGCTAAGAACCCCCTTGAGGACTCAGGGGTGGACTACAAAGTTCCAGTTGGACCATGCAGCACAGCAACTTTTTTTATGCACTTTTTCTACCTTGCTCTATTCTTCTGGATGCTTGTCTCAggccttcttcttttttaccGGACGGTCATGGTCTTCTCCCACATGTCTAAGTCAACCATGTTGGCAATTGGCTTCAGTTTAGGCTATGGGTGCCCTCTGATTATAGCTGTTACTACTGTTGCAGTAACGGCCCCCCAAAAGGGATACATCAGGGAAGACAATGCTTGTTGGCTCAACTGGACCGAAACAAAAGCCCTGCTGGCTTTGGTGATCCCTGCCTTGATCATTGTTtttatcaacattttaattgtaattGTGGTCTTGTTCAAAATGTTGAGAAGGGGTGTGGGAGACACTGCccaaacagatgaaaagcaTACGCTTGTCGTAATTGCAAGGTGTGTGGTCATTTTGACTCCTTTATTTGGACTGACCTGGGCTTTGGGAGTGGGAACCATGGTATCGTCAACAAATAGAGGAATCCACATTGCCTTTGCATTCTTCAATTCACTACAG gGTTTTTTCATATTAGTGTTTGGGACACTATTCGACTCAAAG